The nucleotide window GAGATGCCGACGGAGCTCGACGCGACGCTGCGCGCCCGGGGCGTGAGCAAGGTCGTCGTCGTGGGTCTCGCCACCGACTACTGCGTCAAGCACACCGCGCTCGACGCCGTGCGGCTCGGCTACGAGACGACGTTGTTGACCGACGGCGTGGCAGCCGTCGACCGGGCGGCCGGCGACGGCGACCGGGCGCTCGACGAGCTCGCCGCCGCCGGGGTGCGGATCGAACCGTCGCGGTGAGCCACGACCAGTCCCCGCCGGCCCTGACGGACCGCGGCGATCGTGACCGCCAGGAAGCAGAGCAGCGCCACCTCGTTGAGCACGCCACCGACCTGCCAGGCGGTGCGGTTGCCGGCCAGGTCGCCACCGACGAGGCGCAGCAGCAGCGACCCGTGCAGCAGCAGGAGATGACCGTAGAAGTGCCGCCGGTAGGGGACGGCGGCCCGGAACACCGCGGGCACGATGACCGGCGCGTGCGCGAAGACCATGCCGATGACGAACCCGAGGAACAGCGCGTGCAGCATCGCGTCGTAGGCCGGCCCGCCGGCCAGCCCGTAGCGCAGCCACAGTGCACCCGCCACGCCGAGCCAGCAGAATCCCGCGAGCAGGCAGGCCGCCATGTAGCGGGTGAGGCCGCTCTGCCGCACGGTGCGGCGCGCCACGTCGTGGGCCGCGAGCCACACGGTCAGGAGCAGCAGGCCGGCCCCGGCGATCCGGGCGCCGATCGAGAAGGCGCCGATCGCCACGGTGATGCCGACGCCGAAGACGGCGGCCGCCGTCGTGAACGTCGCATGGGCACGGCGGCTCAGCCTGCCGACCCGCGAGAGCTCCAGCCGCTCACCGGTGATGGTCAGGACCAGGTACCCGGCCAGCCACGGAATCAGCCGGCCGACGTCCCACCCGGTCAGCCAGAGCCCGACCGCGACCACCCACGACACGGCGCCGCTCGCCATCACCCACAGGTGCAGGGCGGTCTGCTTGCGCCCGGCGGCGACGTAGAGGCCGATGAGGCCGACGCCGGCGACGCCCAGCAACAGCTGACCGACCAGCAGCGGCAGGCCGGCGATCAGGGCGAGCCCGCCGAGCCCGGCCGTCGCCGGCGCGAGGTAGCCCGCGCGGGTGTCGATCGCCACCGCGCGCTCGAGCGCGATCAGCGTGCCGAGGAACCCGAGCACCATGAGGGGGCCGTGCACCTCGGCGAAGTCGGGGCGTGGTGTCGGTACGTCGAGGCCGAGCATCAGCAGGGCGGCCCACAGGCCTGCCAGCAGGGCGGCCAGGCCGAGAGCGCCGAGCGCGAGCCGGTTGCGGGGTACGCGCCGTACGACGCGGCCGCGAGGTGCGGCCGCCGTCATCGGCTCCCGGCCTTCTTCGGCTGCAGCCGGGCCACGCACAGCTGCGGGGTCACGAAGGGTTCCAGTGACGTCGCGTCGATCGGGGCGTCGAGCTCCTCGAGCGCCCCCTGCATGAGCCCGAGGTGGATCGCGCACACGACGTCGGTGTGCTTCTCGGCGACCTCCCGGAACGGGCAGTGGTGCAGCAGGACCTCGGTGCCCTGCTTGGTGGTGCGCGCCTCCGGTGCGAAGCCGACGGCGTCGAGCACGCGGTTGAGCCGGGTCACGGCCTCCCCGGCACCGATGCGCTCCGACGGCGCGGACCGCTCGACGAGATGGCCGCCCCAGGCCCTGCCCGCATGGGCGGCCGCCGGGCCGGCGTCCTTGAGCGAGGCAACCAGACCGGTGAGCATCTCCGCGAGCAGGCCGTAGCTGCGCGGGCCGGGGACCGGCCCGTCGGCGGAGTAGAGGATGCGCGGCCGGCCGGGGACGTCGCGCGGTTCCGAGGCCCGCATCGCGAGCCCCTCCTCCACGAGGCCGTCAAGGTGGAAGCGTGCGGTGTTGAGGTGCAGCCCGGTGGTCTCGGCGACCTGGGCGGCGGACAGCGGCCCGTCGGCGGCGCGGAGCAGCGCGAGCACCTCTTCACGTCGGCTGCCGACGGCCACCGGCGCCGGGGGGTCGACGAAAGACGTGGTCATGCCGCGATTGTCACATCAGATCTCGTCAAAAACAACCACGTGGGGAATATCTCGGATGGCGACATGTGTTGTCGTCGATGTGAACGACGAATGGTGCCGCTACGCCGTGACCGCGACCGGTGAGCGGATCGGTTTCGACATGTGTTTCTCGCCCGAATGCGCCCGGCACATCAGCCGGTGCACGTGCGAGGACGGCCCGACCCCACCACGCCTCGGCGCGACGGTGAGCGTGACGCTCGAGCGTCCCCCGGTCGCGCCCGCAGCCTGACCGGCGCCGCTCAGGCGTGGTCGCCCGGCACGCCCCAGGAGCGCAGCCGGGCCAGCGAGGTCGTCGAGCCGGCGGTGAGCACGATCGAGCCCATGACCAGGGCGATCGGCCCCGCGATGGTCGTGCCGGCGAAGTAGAGGGCGGTCGTCGCGAGGGCGCCGAGGAAGGCGACGAGCGTGACGAGGCGGAGCAACGGCATCTGATCCTCCTACTTCTGGGCCGGCGCGAGCTTCGCGACGGTGAGGAGCACCGCCGAGTCCTCGATCGCCTGCACGTCGTGGCGCGCCGGCGGGATCACGATGAGGTCACCCTTGCGGCCCTCCCACGACTCGCCACCCGAGCCCAGCTTCACCCGCCCGGCCAGCACGTGCGCGGTCGCCTCGCCGGGGTTCTCGTGCTCGGCCAGGGTGGTGCCCGCCGTCAGCGCGACCAGGGTCTGGCGCAGCGTGTGCTCGTGCCCGCCGAAGACGGTCTCCGCGCTGCGACCGGCACTGGACGTGCGGGCGCGCTCGAGATGTTCGCGGGCAAGGGCGTCGAGCGAGAGCTTCTGCATGGTCACCTCTCCGGTGGGGGTGTCGTCGCGCCGAGTATGGCCTTGCCGCTCACCGGCGTCGGCCGTCGGCCCATCTTGTCCTTGCCCCTACGGCCTCGCGCACCCGGAGGAAGTCTCACGGTGCGGCGAACAAGTCGCTCGCGCGCTCGCCGATCATGATCGCGGTCGCGTAAGGCCCCCGCGTCGTCACCGTCGGCATGATCGACGTGTCGACGACGCGCAGACCCTCGATCCCGCGCACCCGGCAGAGCTCGTCGACCACCGCGCCGGCGTCGCGGTCCGGCCCCATCCGGCAGGTGCCCGAGAGGTGCACCGAGGTCGACAGGTTCTGCGCGACCCACGCGTCGAGGGCCCGGTCAGTGCCGAGATCCACCTCAGCGGGCGCTGACGCGCCGAGGCGTCGGAACGGTGCCGACGCGAGCAAGGCAGCGGCGAGGCGGACTGCTGCGCGCATCCGGCGCCGGTCGACGTCGCTCGTCAGGTAGTGCGACGACAGCTGCGGAGGGACGTCCGGGTCCGGTGAGGTCAGGCGCATCGACCCCCGGGCCTCGCAGCGTTGCAGCCCGACGCCGAGTGCGAGCTCGCCGTCGCCCGCGCCGGTCACGAGCTGCTCGAAAGATGCTGTGTAGCAAAGAATTTCGACGTCGTCGTCGTTGAGAGCGACCTCGACCGCCGACGACGCGGCCCGGCCCGTGGCCGGCGGCGAGCGGAACGCGACGGCGACCGAGGGGTGGTCGCTCGACCCTTGCCCTACGCCGGGCAGGTCGACGTGGACCTCGATGCCCTGAGCGCGCAGCTGCGCCGCCGGTCCGATGCCCGAGACCATCAGCAGGTGTGGCGACTTCACCGCCCCTGCACTGAGCACCACGTGGTCGGCGCGGATCACCCGTGTCGTCCGGCCGGTCGCGACCTCGACCCCGGTCGCCCGCCGGCCCGCGAGGAGGACTCGGTGTACGACGCTGCCGCCCTGGACCCGCAGGTTCGGCCGGTCCAGGTGCGGGAGCAGGTAGGCCATCGCCGCGTTGACGCGGGTCCCGTCCACCACGGTGAGGGGCACCGGGCCGACGCCTTCGGCACCGGCGCCGTTCTTGTCCGGCTCGGCCGCGAACCCCGCGTCGCGGCAGGCCTCGGCGAACGCCGCACTGGCCGGGTGCAGGTCGTGCGCGGCGACGCGACGCACCGGTACGGGGCCGGCGTCGCCGTGGCCGGGCAACGTCCCGAAGTCGGCGTCGGCCTCGAGCCGCCGGAAGAAGGGCAGCACCGCGTCGTACGACCAGATGGCGTTGCCGGCGGCTGCCCAGCCGTCGAAGTCCGCAGGCCGGCCGCGCACAAAGTAGCCCGCGTTGATGGCGCTCGACCCCCCGAAGATGCGCCCGCGGGGCACGGGGCCGTGGCGGCCGGGCGCCAGCTCCGTCGTGAAAGCCCAGTTGAGAGGGCTGGCCGGATCGGTCGCGGCGAGGGAGCGGGCGCTTCGGATCTCCGCGGGAAAGTCGCGTGCGCGCGTGAACGCCGGGCCGGCCTCGAGCAGCAGCACCGACCGTGCCGGGTCCTCGCTCAGCCGCGCGGCGAGCGCGCACCCGGCCGGCCCGGCACCCACGACCACGACGTCGGCGTCGATCGGGCCACCTCCTGCGATCGGCAGCGGCATCCGGCGCTGTTCGTGACCGTCATCTAACCGTCACACGTCGGATCGGGCTCCCGTCACATCGGCCGGACACGATGTGGGCTCCGGTGCGCTCGGTGCATCGGACCGTGCCACGTAGGAGGGAGATGTCGTGATCGTGAACGTGCTTGCCGACGAGCTGCGCTGCCAGATGCGGGACGCCAGGACCAGGCTCAACTGGGCGCGCAGCTGTGACGACCAGTACCTCGTCGACGTGCTCCGTGCCCGGCTCGAGGAGCTCTCGCAGATCGCCCAGCGGCACGGCATCCGGCTGGCTGCTTGATCACCGGTCGACCTCTCCGGCGCCACGCGAGGTGTGACGCTTCCACGTGACCGGTGACACGATGGTGGTTATGCCTGGATCCGTGCTGGTCGTCGACGACGACGACGGCATTCGGACCTCCCTGCGCCTGGCGCTCGAGGACCACGGCTACAAGGTGCTCGAGGCGCCCGACGGGGAGACCGCTCTCGACCGGATGCGGACCGAGCCGCCGGACGTCGTCGTGCTCGATCTGATGCTGCCCGGCATGGACGGCTTCGAGTGCTGCCGGCAGATGCGGCGCAGCAGCGACGTACCGGTCCTGATCATCAGCGCGCGAGGCGACAGCCACGACGTCGTCGCCGGGCTCGAGGCCGGCGCCGACGACTACATCCGCAAGCCCTTCGACATCCCCGAGCTCGCCGCACGCCTGCGAGCGCTGCGCCGGCGGCTGCGATCGGTCAGCGACAAGCCCGACGAGCTCGTGGCCGGCGACATCGTCGTGCACCCCGACCGCGGAGAGGTCACGGTCGCCGGGCGCCCGGTGCACCTGACCAAGACGGAGTTCCACCTGCTCTACGAGCTGGCCTCGTCGCCGGGCCGGGTGTTCAGCCGCGACATGCTGCTGCAGCGAGTGTGGGACTACGGCTACTTCGGTGACGCCCGCATCGTCGACGTCCACATCCGGCGGCTGAGAGCGAAGATCGAGCAGGACAGCAGCAAGCCGCAGCGGCTGATCACCGTGCGGGGCTTCGGGTACAAGCTCGAGCCGTGATCGCCGGCAGGGCCCGACCGCGGCTCGGCCTGACGTTGCGGATCACGTTGGCGTTCACCCTCGGTGCCCTGCTGGTCTCGTCGGCCGTTGCCCTCAGCGCCTACCTGTTCACCCTGCGGTTCCAGGTGCAGCAGCAGGAGCGCATCACGCTGCGGCAGACCTACCTCAACGCCGCGCAGGCCCGGGCCCGGCTGATCCAGCCCGACCCCGACGTCCCGGGCGTGCTCGACACCCTGACGACGGGCTCCGCGGCGACCACGGTCATCTACCGCGGCGGCCGCTGGTACGCGTCGTCGCTGACCATCTCGCGCGACGCGCTGCCGCTGCAGATGCGCCAGCAGGTCATCGCCGGGTCGGTGGTGCGATCGTGGTCCCGGATCGACCGGGCGCCGAAGATCATCGTGGGCGTGCCCCTGCCCGCGGCGAACGCGGCGTACTTCCAGGTCTTCGACGAGTCGTCGCTGCAGCAGACCTTGA belongs to Mycobacteriales bacterium and includes:
- a CDS encoding helix-turn-helix domain-containing protein → MTTSFVDPPAPVAVGSRREEVLALLRAADGPLSAAQVAETTGLHLNTARFHLDGLVEEGLAMRASEPRDVPGRPRILYSADGPVPGPRSYGLLAEMLTGLVASLKDAGPAAAHAGRAWGGHLVERSAPSERIGAGEAVTRLNRVLDAVGFAPEARTTKQGTEVLLHHCPFREVAEKHTDVVCAIHLGLMQGALEELDAPIDATSLEPFVTPQLCVARLQPKKAGSR
- a CDS encoding cupin domain-containing protein; this encodes MQKLSLDALAREHLERARTSSAGRSAETVFGGHEHTLRQTLVALTAGTTLAEHENPGEATAHVLAGRVKLGSGGESWEGRKGDLIVIPPARHDVQAIEDSAVLLTVAKLAPAQK
- the mftG gene encoding mycofactocin system GMC family oxidoreductase MftG — protein: MPLPIAGGGPIDADVVVVGAGPAGCALAARLSEDPARSVLLLEAGPAFTRARDFPAEIRSARSLAATDPASPLNWAFTTELAPGRHGPVPRGRIFGGSSAINAGYFVRGRPADFDGWAAAGNAIWSYDAVLPFFRRLEADADFGTLPGHGDAGPVPVRRVAAHDLHPASAAFAEACRDAGFAAEPDKNGAGAEGVGPVPLTVVDGTRVNAAMAYLLPHLDRPNLRVQGGSVVHRVLLAGRRATGVEVATGRTTRVIRADHVVLSAGAVKSPHLLMVSGIGPAAQLRAQGIEVHVDLPGVGQGSSDHPSVAVAFRSPPATGRAASSAVEVALNDDDVEILCYTASFEQLVTGAGDGELALGVGLQRCEARGSMRLTSPDPDVPPQLSSHYLTSDVDRRRMRAAVRLAAALLASAPFRRLGASAPAEVDLGTDRALDAWVAQNLSTSVHLSGTCRMGPDRDAGAVVDELCRVRGIEGLRVVDTSIMPTVTTRGPYATAIMIGERASDLFAAP
- a CDS encoding response regulator transcription factor; this encodes MPGSVLVVDDDDGIRTSLRLALEDHGYKVLEAPDGETALDRMRTEPPDVVVLDLMLPGMDGFECCRQMRRSSDVPVLIISARGDSHDVVAGLEAGADDYIRKPFDIPELAARLRALRRRLRSVSDKPDELVAGDIVVHPDRGEVTVAGRPVHLTKTEFHLLYELASSPGRVFSRDMLLQRVWDYGYFGDARIVDVHIRRLRAKIEQDSSKPQRLITVRGFGYKLEP